The genomic stretch AATGCTTTACAGATAACATTAATAGTCAAGTCACTGTCATTTATAAAAGGTTGTACTTTTAAGAAGCCATCAAGTCTGCAGTTGTAGTCAGTCATTTAGAGTGTGGTGGATGACATTTTAAAGGCATTAAGGCTATATTTATAAATGTTAACTTGTTAAGCAAAGGTTTTATATGCATCAACAAAATAAGTCATCTGCAAGTATAAACATTAATAAGTCATTTGTAAAGAACTCCTGAAGTCTGCAGTTGTAAACGTTAATAAGTTGCTCCTAAATTaatgctctgcagctcttttaCCATTTTATTATGTTGACAATATATATTTGATTCATTAAGAATTGGTTAATGATTTAGCTATTAGAGACCATCTATAAAGGTTGCCTTGTTAAAAAATCGGTCCCAAATTTTCTTCCTTACCCCAAATCAGACGGCCtgttaatttattttgaaaacgTGCCCGGAAGCGGACGTTTGCTCCAGGTATGCTTTACATTGTTTTAGCTCTGAACGTCTGAACAATGTAGACCCAGGAAACGCTCTTGCGAGCATATCGTTCGTATCCCATCGTCTAACCCTTATGGACGTTTATTCATCTCTTCGCTTCGTGTCCACCGGAAGAAATGTGGACGCCGCCGACCGGGGAGGACCGTCCGTGTGGCTGTCAGCGTTACCGGGGATGAAATGGTCGCGTTTGTATTGAATGTCATTCTCACGTTCAGCTCCGGGCATCACTATTAAACTTTCAAGATGAGGTTCTTCGCGTCTCTGCTGAAAAACGCAAACCCCAAAATCGAGTATTACTCCAGGTTTTCGCCGTCCCCGCTCTCCATCAAGCAGTTTCTGGATTTTGGTAAGTGTCATCCTCCAGGAGTGACTTGCTGATTAGGAACACCACCAGGAGGCCTTTCTTTTCCAGTGCCTTgaattttgtcatttcagccaCTATTTCCGTGCAGTGTCACGGGCAAGCTGGCGTCTTATTAATAGAAACCCTGCACGAGCTGAAACATCAGACTGTGCAATGATCAGATGTGACATTTGAAGGAGCTGACCACAGGCTGGTGTCTCTGCATGACAGCTTTCTGTTGGTGGAACATGCGTCCAGTGCATGCAGGTGTCCTCCTCAGTCAGACTGGGTGCAGCTGATGCGAGCCCAGCCTTCAAATGCTCAACAGGGCTTTTTTTCAGAGCAGGAAGGGTCTTTGTTTTGCatgtgcagtgtgtctgtgcatgcagaTTCAATCACTGTGCCCAGACTCTGACACGAGATGCCGGCCACAGCGCTCAAGGCTTTTCTTAATCCACCTCTGATTAAAACACAGTCATCTCTCTTACATAATTTGTTGTCACGGCTGTGGGTCTGACATGAAGTCCAGGAGGCTTGCGGCTACCAAGACACAAATCTGGTCAGCTGTGACTGGTCAGAGAAGCAGCACACTGGGGTGTTTGAGGAGGGGACGAGTGAGACATCATCCGAGGAAAGTCGGTCAGTAGTCACTCCAGGGCTGAGTCAGTATTTGGTGGTTTCGCAACCCCTTTCTGCAGTTGACCGGCCCGCGTCGTGTGCTGCTGAGTCAGGGGAAGTCTTTCCTCTGAGCAGACATGATGGGATGTTTCCTTTCAGTCGTTTCTTCTTATACTATGAGTTGTTCCCCTTTCACACAGGCAGCAGATTTCCTTTTCACGTTTTCTCCGCTGAGGGTTAACAGGGCTCCTCGCGGCGTCCCCCGTGGTCATTTTTCGAGGAAGATGGTCAGCATTGCACCACAATAATTGAGTTTTTCCTGTTTAGATCTGAAACATAAATCCCCGCTAACCTTTCCatgactccctctctctgctggatAACAATATTTATGATTTCCTTGTATGGTTCAGGCTCATGTAGGAAAGTAAATACAGCCCCAGCCGGTTTGCAGAGTTGAAGGTATCATGTTAAAGGTTGGAAAACTGAAACTGACTGCAGCTCTCAATCTGATACTTTGCCTGTTTGTTTACCTCGTCTGCCAGTCACATAAGTTCACtcatgaaatcattttttatcTTGGGGAAAGCAAGATTTTTTCACCGTTTTGAGGTTGATGACAGTCACATTTTGGCATTACTCCTTGCCTTGTGCTACCTTGGCTTTCACATGGCAACAAGAATACAAATAGGAGTTCTTTGCATGGTGGATTTCGTCATGTACGGACgtggaaataaacaaacaaaaccctgaaTATATGTACAGTTCACTGGTGGTGCCTCTTCCAGAAACTCCCAAACTCATTCTTCTTGCAGGCAGGGAGAATGCGTGCGAGAAGACGTCCTACATGTTCCTGCGTAAGGAGCTGCCGGTGCGGCTGGCCAACACCATGAGGGAGGTCAACCTGCTACCCgatcacctgctcagccagcccTCCGTCAGGCTGGTGCAGAAATGGTGAGATGCTTCCTGGAGACATAAGCTTTATATGGCCGCTCTGAGATAAGGTTTACAGCAGGAGCATTGTTAAGACGTTGGTGTAAAAGCTGCCTTTTGGAcctgtgtttgctttattaGGTACATGCAGAGCTTCGTGGAGCTGCTGGATTATGAGAACAGAAAGCCGGAGGATGCTCACGTTCTCAATGAGTGAGTGAAAACGGCCTCAATGAATGATTCACAGTACAGGTGTGATACGTGTAGACTGCAGCGGGTGCAGCTTTGTCAGGCgcccagctgctctgtgctggatTTATGTCTTTATGGTttgagtctgtctgcagctaatCCCTGTCATACACATACTGCAGATCTCTGCTGACTGCACAGGTAACGGTGCGTGTTTGCACTATAACAATGCCTCTGTGATAAACACAGATAGGAATTAAGATACGGCGCTCTGTTTAGAGAGCACGTTTCCAAGAATTGTTCAGTccagtggaaatgaaagaacAGCGAGATTCAGCTTGATTCACCACTGATCCAAGACAAGAGACTAAcactcctcttttctccctcgttgcgtattttcttctgtttcgTTTTCAGTTTCCTCGAGCTCTTGATCGAGATCCGTAACCGCCACAACGACGTGGTTCCCACCATGGCTCAGGGAGTCATCGAGTACAAGGAGAAGTTTGGCTTTGACCCCTTTATCAGCAGCAACATCCAGTATTTCCTGGACCGCTTCTACACCAACCGCATCTCTTTCCGCATGCTCATCAACCAGCACAGTGAGTCTCACAGGCCGACGCGGCTCATTCGGATCGCCGCCGGTCCGCAGCTGACTTTTGTCTCCACGTCTCTTCTTTCTGCGCAGCTCTCCTGTTTGGCAACGACACCAACCCCGCCCATCCGAAACACATCGGCAGCATTGACCCCACCTGCAGCGTGGCTGAAGTCGTCAGAGGTGAGTTAAAGAAATGTTACAGCTGTGGCGCAAATCAAACAAACCCTCGTTCATGTTTACATAATGATAGTTTTTAAAGAATTCCAGCGAGGTGGATCCAAAGCTGCACTCTCGGTGACCCGGCGAGGAGCAGAAAGCCACATTAGCAACAGGAATCCAAACATAAACAATGGCTGTGTTCTGCTTGCTCTGCCCTGACGCGACCCGTGCTGTGTTGCCTCTTCTCTCAGACGCCTATGACACCGCCAAGATGCTGTGCGAGAAGTACTACTTGGCTGCTCCTGAGCTGAAGATTGAAGAGTTCAACAGTAAGATTCGTCGTTTTCTCCCTGTAATCTGCCGCACAGCTGATGTGAAACAATATATTCTGTTACCAAGTCTGTTTAGAGCTTGTGGGTGCAGCTCCAAGTCCGAGTTTAGTCCCGTGATTACAATGTTTGCCTTCTCATTAACTTGAAAAGAAGCagctttgtgtatgtgtgtgtgatgttttcccattcttgtCTATCAGTGAAGGCCCCTAAAAAGCCCATCCAGGCGGTGTACGTGCCCTCTCATCTGTTCCACATGCTGTTTGAGCTCTTTAAGGTGAGCAGTGCAGCATCGGTGCTTCAACACCTCAGCGCTCTTTAAGTGTAATTCAGTTGtaatgtggctgcagctgtgcaaGGACTGAGGTGAGCTCATGAACTCTGTGCGTCTGTAGAACTCAATGAGAGCCACAGTGGAGCTTCATGAGAACAGCACGGAGGGATTGCCACCAGTAAAGGCAAAGGTCACTCTGGGTAAAGAGGATCTCTCCGTTAAGgtaaatcagacacacacacacacacacacacacacacacacacattaaattgTTGGATAAATATTTGCAATTTTGaactttttgtctgtgtgtctgcctctccCATAATCTGTCTTCAGATCagcgacagaggaggaggagttccTCTGAGGAAGATAGACCGTCTGTTTAACTACATGTACTCCACTGCTCCCACACCAAGCCTGGAGCCAGGAGCTGTCCcactggtacacacacacacacacacacacacacatgcagacacacacacacgcacacgcacacacacacacacacacacacacacacacacacacacacacacacacgcacacacttgaaTCAGGATTGATCCTGGTGACCATTTCAAACCTTCTCCAGCCCACACATTTGTTATATGTTGGATTGTTATATGGCATCTGGGAAATTAAATTCTGCTGTTCTCCCTCTCCCATCCAGGCTGGTTTTGGCTACGGTTTGCCGATTTCTAGGCTTTACGCCCGATACTTCCAGGGGGATCTGAAACTATACTCCATGGAGGGTGTGGGCACAGATGCAGTCATCTATCTGAAGGTAAAGTGAGCTCGTCAAATGTGGAGCATGTTGGAATGGGCTCCACTTTTTTTAGCCAAGATTTGCATGATTGATACCACTCACATCTGTCTGTTAACTAAGAGGCTGGAGCCAGaagatggttagcttagcttagcttagcttagcttagcataaagactggatgTAGGGAGAAACAAATATGATATTGTGTATTCTAGTTGCCacattttgttgcctttgagTAGAGCCAGGGTAGCTGTTTCTCActgtttacagtctttatgctaacctATGCTAACCAACTGCTGGTGGTGGCTTCGGACAGACGGATAAGAGAGCAGcactgatcttctcatctaactgtcAGACAGAAGGAGAATAAACacgtttcccaaaatgtcaaactatccctttaagtGTGACATAGCACAATGACTGCAAACaagtgggaaacagctagcatggcgctgtgaaaatgtgcaaaaaaaatcGACCTCCAGGTGACTCTCAAGCTTACTGCATCACATCTTATATCTCTTTCGTTTAAGCCAGATAAAAATGGAAGTGTCAGTGTCTGCAGGCTGTTTCCCTTTGCTTCAGGTCTTaatgctaggctaagctaaccccctctggctgcagtgttGCCATCTGAACTGTTCTTTTGAAGATAAATGACTGTGGGTTCTTATTGGCTCATGCGTTTTGTTCCTCCTCCATGTAAAGGCCCTGTCCAGCGAGTCCTTCGAGCGCCTGCCCGTCTTCAACAAGTCAGCGTGGCGGCATTACAAGACCAGCCCCGAGGCAGACGACTGGAGCAACCCCAGCAAAGAGCCGCGCGATGCCAGCAAGTCCAAATACAAAGCCAACAGATAACTCTGCCTGACCCGCTCGCCCAGCCCTCTGCTGGGAGCCCAAATACCTGCACTCTGCCCTCGAGCATGTGTGATGAAGTGTTGTCCTTGGGTAAACGTTTGGTTTAGGATCAGACTTGCTTTAACATTCCAGAAAAGATCCGTGAACTTGATTTATATCTCTACCCAACGGCAACATTCATCAGCGTAGCTTCCATTGTTGTGGCATTACCACTGGCTCTCCTGAGATGGAGTTCAAAATGAACCTCTTCCAAATTGTAGATCCCCCACCATCATGTTCTGCATCTTTACTGCTTCATTTCTCCTCCATCTGGCCATTATTTGAAGCTAAATTCACTGCATCACTGCTAACAGTTCGGCCCGGCTCGTCTGTGCTGACTGGGCCATCGCTGAATAAGCCAGCACTGCTGATTGAGTGTCTTTCTCACCACCAGTGAAGGCTCAGAGTCTGCCCCCCCTCTCTCAGACACAAGCAGAGTCAGGAGGTTTGAGTTTCAGTGCaaatggaaagaggaggagatttcatttccttcctttggGAGACACTTTTGACTGAACGCACAATTAGGCCAGTGTGTCACTGGCATAGTAAAGACTTGTTTTGGACTCTGTTTCAGCCTGggaaaataaaagagaagatTGCATATAGATGAGAGAAAATGATCAATCCTCTGTAAAAGATTATAGGAAGAGTACACCTTATTTTTAAAGCTCTAGAAGACAGGATCTTTATTTTATGCGGAAGAGAGAAAGCCTTACTTCTGGGAAGTCGAagcatatttaatgttttcaaaaATCTGCCTTGAAGGCTCTACTGGAACTCAAAGTTAATTTTCAATGAAAGAATCCCAGAAATCAAGTATTTTCTTCATATTTAACTACTTCACTCACGGAAGTTAGCTAAACGCCCACCTGCAGGCACTACTGACCCTCATCTGACACTTCTGCTTCCAAGCCTGCTACTGAAGGACCAAAGCAGCGTCTGTAGGATGCTCATGATATGCCACCACGCCAGCTTCGTCACTCACACCAGCATGATTTCAGTCTCGTATGAGACGAGTGGACCTGTTGCATCTAACGAGGACTAAAACAAAAGAGCACGTCATCACATCCGCTTTCTGCCCTTCATCCTGCAAACATTTTAAGCTCACCTGCTGCGGCGGACACACGCTCCCAGCTTGGACTTCACCCTAACAACGCTTCATCCACCCACTTGTGCGACTAATCCTCACAGTCCTCGGAACGAGTTGGAGTGaagcttgtgtgtttttaaaatgtgcttttgttttttgttgtcacGAGTGTAGAAGACGCGGCTAACGTGCAGAAGGGATTGATAGCTGAGAGCTTTTAATTTATTGTTATCCAGGAACAAAGATGCAGCTAATGAACTACGTTTTCAGGcttttgcactgttttctttctatttaAATCATTGGAACAGGATTACTCTTGATGATCTTTTAATGATTCATTTCTCCTATTACATTCATGTGGACAGTCCACTCCATTTTCTAAGCAGcgtttggaaaaaaaatgtggctAAAGGAGCCACTTATTACTGGGTACTGACATATTGCTGATCAGATTTTCTGTCACATAAATCATATTTGTGGTGCACTTTACTAACCGCgcacatatttttcttttaactcaCTTTCATGCAACCATTTCAGACCATTATCTTTAGAAACAGACGTTTATTTCTGATCAGGCGAGATCCCACGTCGCCACTTCCAAAGCGTCAGAATCGTTATTTTTGGAGCTGCTGAAAAAGGCCAAACCTGGTTTGTTAGGACCAGACGATGGGGTGAATTTCAATAATCTGAAGTGACGTCCTTTTCTCGTCCCCTTCAGCTCCACCTGATGTGAAAAGAAAGGAGTGTAGATGAAGAATTCATCCTTTTCAGCCCCACTGTAATAACATGTCATCACTGCCAATGCCTTCGTAACCCGCCAGGCTCGCCGAGCGACGCTCAGTgacaaacctgctgcagagacGGACACGACGCTCCTCTTCACTCAAAGGCCTCAGCCACATTGAAAAGCCAGTGACTGAACAAAATCCACACCTTCATCGAGGTTTCAGCTCCAGTTGTGTGATTTTAGAGGCCCGGggatctcttcctcttcagtaGTTGCCAACCTTCACTGTTACAGACTGTTTCTGTACCTACGGTATTTTAGAAAATATTCTGTACATAACCATAATTAATGTGTGTGCTGCCAGTGTGGAGTGATCACTGTGTTTTCCACCCTGCTGTACCTCCGGCTtaaacaaacatatttgtaCGCATGCACTCTACCGTGGAGGGGGTCGCGCAAAGATATGCAAATAGTGCAACATGGACGTTATACCAAAAAAGGTGATAGAGCAGTATAATGTGATCCAGCATGAGATCAACCTACATTGTCGAAGCTGACAATAAAGAAAATTGCTGTTGTGTGCGACGTGTTTGCGATTTAATGCCCGTTGTTGTTTGATAAGCAGGTGAGGCGCACTTTAGTTCACATTCAGTTATAgagttttgatttatttacatATCAAGCtattaaaaaatcaaaaaaagacacacattcCCAAAGTTTGTACATATAGTGCAGCGTAACATGTAGTGCGTACAGGACATCAAGGTCTCTACATTGCATTAGGGTATTTATTGTATCGTTGGGGTGGAAGAGAGGTCTGCTGCGACCTGGCATGAGCGAGCAGACCTGAGCAGAGGACGTTATTACATACATTTCCAGCAACAGCAAATGAAACATTGGGGTGACGTTCCGGCTTTTGTTTGAGTTCACCTGGAGGGCTTCAATTATCGGATATTTCAAGTTTCATCAGAGTCCCAGAGAAAGGCTTTTATCTCCGAGTTTGCCGGGTTTCATCGACAGCTGACATCATTTTCCAAAGAGCGAGAATGTCTGCTAAACTTTGATAAGTAAAACGTGGAAAGCTGTGGAAAAACACATGGCTTCTTAATGCTGAAAATCCACGAACGCTTCTTCCAATCGGGTGCTGTGAGACGTGATATCTGTGTGGTCTGCTGAGCGACTGGTCTGTGTGATGGCATGTGGCTAGAAATTAGAGGGATTACATTTAATCTGGAGTGTAGGTGTGGTCTCAAAGACTCAGGTTACATTCAAGAAGCTCAGAAatgaaggctgtttttttttctgtttcatcacaGTTTTTGGGATTATCTAACAGGCATTTTACAGATTAGGCGCAATCTGAGAATTTAAGGGGCTTGTTTGATGACAGAACTTTTCATTTCAAGActctttttccctttaaaactgCAATTATATTGTTAAAATTCATCTGAGGTGATGAAAACCATTGTTTTGTGTATTCAGTTGTCTTTCAGTGGAGCTCCTTCAGCACCAGTCACAATTTGAGGAACATAGTGGCTGTTGTTCTCCCAGGCTACTTtgaatttttttcttcaggattagttttaatctgtttttgtgGTTAAGTGGTCAAAACTGCAGCGTGTGAGCGAGTGAATCAAGGATTGTGTGTCACTATTCTTTACCAATCATTCATGCTAAAATGGTGCAAACTAGCACAGACTCCGTGTTCGAGGTGCCCAGAGGTTGTCCAGCTCTTCGCCTCTGCTATTCTAATGTGTGCAGTGTCTTTTCATTAATTCCTAACTCTCAGTCCaacaagcacaaaaatgacacgGTGGTGAATTAATCCAGTTCCTGTCGAGTCAGTGAACGTGCCTGTTCGCGGCGAGTTGTCTCAGCAGTTACAGGAATCTTGGCGTCTTGAAGAAAAATGCTAAACTAAaccaaacaggacaaaaacagtgAGGTGATATCATGAGCAGGCTGTTGGACAGTCTCTATCAGCACTGGGCGATCCAAAGCTAGTCCTCTCAAAGATGCTGCAGTCCTCTATGACACCATGTACATAAATCCTTCCTCCTTTGTCTTTCCTCTGTCCGCTCAGCTGCccagacaacagagacagcGATGGCTTCTTGCAGAACTTCATTTCCCATGATCACTGTCTGCCTTGCGTATTGGCAGCATCCTTGAGGAGAGCTGTAtccagccagtgtgtgtgtgtgtgtgtgtgagcagttcTCAGGCAGTGTACTGtgggtgaagtgtgtgtgtgtgtgcatgtgtgtgtgtgtgtgtgtgtgtgtgtgtgtgtgtgtgtgtgtccatctacttctcatcttcatcaccttcacTCATGCTGCTTATAGAGGCAGATGCCCCTTTGGGGGAGGTGGGGGGCGAGGGCCGTGCATTGTGCCAGCGGGCGGGGGGAGATGGGGGTGAGGGAGAGCGCAGGGGGGACAGTTCGCGGGGGGGGCTGTTGCAGGGTGACTCCCGGGGGGACAGAGCGTAGGAGAGCATTCGTCCACTGCGCTCCTGAAACACCTGTTtctgtagagagagagagagagagagagactcactTTATTAAAATGATCAGACATTACTTTTTGGTACTTTTGGGAACACACTGATAGTATCTAACTACCACAATCCACAGGTAATTACGATGACAGGCTTTTTCCTTAAGAAAAAGCTGCTCACCCAAGTCCCGTCAGGTCCAAAAAGTTCTAAGAAGTTGCCGATAAACTCTCTGGACTTCTCTTCCCACTTCTGAATGAGGTCGTgactcttctcctccacacGGTAAACAAAATGTTTGCTCTTCTCCTCGACCGTGCGAACCTTCTCCTTCATTCGGTCCACTTGGTTCTGCAGCCGGTACTTCTTCTCCTGAGGGGGAGCAAATGTTGAGGCAAAGGAAAAGTTGCAGGTACAGTGTAGTTCATGATTAATTGTACCCAAGTAAAGGGGAAGTATCGATCCAAAACAGAGTTTCCACACAGGTGGTTTCTTCTCACAAAAGGTTGCATAATCATTCAAAGACAACAGAAGTTAAAGTACTGAGAAATATTCCAATATTAAGCTAGATTCATCCTCTAAAACCACACTATGATAATGCTAGTGTCATTTAACTGAAGCATCCGCCGACTGCAGCATTTAGCTTTGCACCTTTAGGGTGACATGTACAAAAAAGTTTTTTGATGTCTGGATAAAACGTatatagaaacagaatgtgatgatttgcaaaacgTTTAAACTTCACATTCAATTGAAAATAGCCCAAAGACAACatgtcaaatgttgaaactgagaaatttcattgttttttttgaaaatgatatcctcatttagaatttcaGAATTAGGactgtggcaacaaaagactggaaaagtggtgaaatgctaaaagaaatcagctggtggaacatctcacagttaattaggttaactggcagcaggtgagtaaCATGAGTGTGTCtaaaaagagcct from Chaetodon auriga isolate fChaAug3 chromosome 21, fChaAug3.hap1, whole genome shotgun sequence encodes the following:
- the pdk3a gene encoding pyruvate dehydrogenase (acetyl-transferring) kinase isozyme 3, mitochondrial, with the protein product MRFFASLLKNANPKIEYYSRFSPSPLSIKQFLDFGRENACEKTSYMFLRKELPVRLANTMREVNLLPDHLLSQPSVRLVQKWYMQSFVELLDYENRKPEDAHVLNDFLELLIEIRNRHNDVVPTMAQGVIEYKEKFGFDPFISSNIQYFLDRFYTNRISFRMLINQHTLLFGNDTNPAHPKHIGSIDPTCSVAEVVRDAYDTAKMLCEKYYLAAPELKIEEFNMKAPKKPIQAVYVPSHLFHMLFELFKNSMRATVELHENSTEGLPPVKAKVTLGKEDLSVKISDRGGGVPLRKIDRLFNYMYSTAPTPSLEPGAVPLAGFGYGLPISRLYARYFQGDLKLYSMEGVGTDAVIYLKALSSESFERLPVFNKSAWRHYKTSPEADDWSNPSKEPRDATPPDVKRKECR